Proteins encoded within one genomic window of Formosa agariphila KMM 3901:
- a CDS encoding TrkH family potassium uptake protein produces MKLNYKIIFHFLGVLLLFNGGFMLLSSLVSLLYDDGVTIKLFMAGMIPIMIGAVVMLATKDHTKEMNKREGYVVVTFGWLVMTLSGTLPYILTQSIPNFTDAFFETMSGFTTTGSSIIHDIEIIPHGVLFWRSLTHWIGGMGIIVLAVAILPLLGIGGMQLFAAEAPGPSGDKLHPRITDTAKRLWLIYFGYTLAETLLLWLAGMTFFDAINHAMATLSTGGFSTKNASVAYWNHQPIIQYIIIFFMFLAGANFVLSYFAFKGKIQKIFKDEEFKLYSWFIAIFTAIVALIIYFRADLSMSTITHPMVWGQAESAFRHGLFQVLSIITTTGFVSADYTLWTHFLVVFFFGLMFLGGSAGSTAGGVKVVRHLIMIKNGFMEFKRSLHPNAILPVRYNTKAVSGDIVFNVLAFFILYMLSFIIGALVFSMLGINFESAVGLSASSLGNVGPALGNFGPVTNYAALPAFGKWWCSFLMLIGRLELFTVLVLLTPFFWRNR; encoded by the coding sequence ATGAAGCTTAATTATAAAATTATTTTTCATTTTTTAGGCGTACTTCTATTATTTAATGGTGGATTTATGCTGTTATCTTCATTGGTTAGTTTGCTGTATGATGATGGTGTGACTATTAAATTATTCATGGCTGGAATGATTCCAATAATGATTGGAGCTGTTGTTATGTTAGCAACAAAAGATCATACAAAAGAAATGAATAAACGTGAAGGTTATGTTGTAGTAACCTTTGGGTGGCTAGTTATGACCTTGTCTGGAACGTTGCCTTATATTTTAACGCAAAGTATTCCTAATTTTACCGATGCTTTCTTTGAAACCATGTCAGGCTTTACTACCACAGGGTCATCAATTATACATGATATTGAAATTATTCCACATGGTGTTTTATTTTGGAGAAGTTTAACGCACTGGATAGGAGGTATGGGAATTATTGTGCTAGCAGTTGCCATTTTACCTTTATTGGGAATAGGAGGTATGCAGCTTTTTGCTGCTGAAGCCCCTGGCCCAAGTGGCGATAAATTACACCCTAGAATTACAGATACCGCAAAACGACTTTGGTTAATTTATTTTGGATATACACTAGCTGAAACCTTATTATTATGGTTGGCTGGAATGACCTTTTTTGATGCTATAAATCATGCTATGGCAACCTTATCTACAGGAGGTTTTTCAACTAAAAATGCAAGTGTTGCTTATTGGAATCATCAGCCAATTATTCAATACATTATTATTTTCTTTATGTTTCTAGCAGGGGCAAATTTTGTATTAAGTTACTTTGCTTTTAAAGGAAAAATACAGAAAATATTTAAAGATGAAGAATTTAAACTGTACAGTTGGTTCATTGCTATTTTTACGGCGATTGTTGCCTTAATTATTTATTTTAGAGCCGATTTAAGTATGTCAACCATAACACATCCAATGGTTTGGGGACAGGCAGAAAGCGCCTTCAGGCATGGTTTGTTTCAAGTGTTATCTATAATTACAACTACTGGGTTCGTTTCTGCCGATTATACATTATGGACACATTTTTTAGTTGTGTTTTTCTTCGGATTGATGTTCTTAGGTGGATCTGCAGGAAGTACTGCAGGAGGTGTAAAGGTAGTACGTCATTTAATAATGATTAAAAACGGATTTATGGAATTTAAACGCTCTTTACATCCTAATGCTATATTGCCTGTACGTTATAATACGAAAGCAGTTTCTGGAGATATTGTATTTAATGTCTTAGCTTTTTTTATTTTATATATGTTGTCCTTTATAATAGGAGCTTTAGTGTTTTCTATGCTAGGTATTAATTTTGAATCGGCAGTAGGTTTATCGGCTTCTAGTCTAGGAAATGTTGGTCCTGCTTTGGGTAACTTTGGTCCTGTAACCAATTATGCAGCTTTACCTGCTTTCGGGAAATGGTGGTGTAGTTTCTTAATGCTTATCGGGCGTTTAGAGCTGTTTACTGTACTTGTATTGTTAACGCCTTTCTTTTGGCGGAATAGATAG
- a CDS encoding pyridoxal phosphate-dependent aminotransferase, translating to MNPLSDRITSLPASATLAMAAKARELKTQGIDIIGLSLGEPDFNTPDYIKDAAIQAINDNYNSYSPVDGYVELKEAVITKFKRDNNLTYTPAQIVVSTGAKQSIANVAQVLLNPGDEVLLPAPYWVSYSAIATLCEATFKEIPSSIEDDFKITPAQLEAAISPKTKMVFFNSPNNPSGTIYTEAEYRALAEVLEKYPNIYILSDEIYEHINYGTKHFSFAAIPSMYDRTITVNGVAKAFAMTGWRIGYIGAPDWIAKACTKMQGQITSGTNCIAQQATITALNESPERIQFMVDEFKVRRDLILDLLNDIDGFKTNIPDGAFYVFPNVSAFFGKTLRGKTINNATDFSLYLLEEAHVATVTGEAFGNSNCIRISYAASQDTIKEALKRIKEAVTA from the coding sequence ATGAACCCACTTTCAGACAGAATTACAAGTCTGCCAGCATCAGCTACATTGGCAATGGCAGCAAAAGCACGCGAATTAAAAACTCAAGGAATTGATATTATCGGATTAAGTTTGGGAGAGCCAGACTTTAACACGCCAGATTATATTAAAGACGCGGCTATTCAAGCAATTAACGATAATTATAATTCTTACTCTCCAGTAGATGGTTATGTTGAATTAAAAGAAGCGGTAATTACGAAATTTAAACGTGATAACAACTTAACATACACACCTGCACAAATTGTAGTATCTACAGGTGCTAAACAATCTATTGCAAATGTTGCACAAGTATTGTTAAACCCAGGAGATGAAGTATTATTACCAGCTCCATATTGGGTAAGTTATTCTGCAATTGCTACATTATGTGAAGCAACTTTTAAAGAAATCCCTTCATCTATTGAAGATGATTTTAAAATTACACCAGCACAGTTAGAAGCTGCTATTTCTCCTAAAACGAAAATGGTATTTTTTAACTCGCCTAACAACCCTAGTGGAACAATTTATACTGAAGCAGAATATCGTGCTTTAGCTGAAGTTTTAGAAAAATATCCAAATATCTATATCCTTTCAGACGAAATTTACGAACACATTAACTACGGCACAAAACACTTTAGTTTTGCTGCTATTCCTAGTATGTACGACCGTACGATTACTGTAAATGGTGTTGCAAAAGCATTCGCTATGACGGGTTGGAGAATTGGATACATAGGAGCTCCAGACTGGATTGCTAAAGCGTGTACTAAAATGCAAGGTCAGATTACATCTGGAACGAACTGTATCGCACAACAAGCTACAATTACAGCTTTAAACGAATCTCCAGAACGCATACAGTTTATGGTTGATGAATTTAAAGTAAGACGTGATTTAATCTTAGATTTATTAAACGATATCGACGGATTTAAAACAAATATTCCTGATGGTGCGTTTTATGTATTTCCTAACGTATCTGCATTTTTCGGAAAAACATTAAGAGGAAAAACAATTAACAATGCCACAGATTTCTCTCTATATTTATTAGAAGAAGCTCACGTAGCAACTGTAACAGGAGAAGCTTTCGGAAACTCAAACTGTATCCGTATTTCTTATGCAGCGTCTCAAGACACTATTAAAGAAGCTTTAAAACGTATTAAAGAAGCGGTTACTGCTTAA
- a CDS encoding fatty acid desaturase family protein, with translation MSNQVLSFSRKDPAKFFRTLNKRVNEYFKENNIKRTGNWKLWVKTIIMFTIFLAPYFLILTIDIPQWAQLLLTIVMGIGMAGVGMNVMHDGNHGAFSNKDWVNRLMGSSIYILAGNVYNWQVQHNVLHHTYTNIHGHDEDLEAGRVLRFSRHSEWKWHHKFQHYYSVLLYGLLTINWAITTDIKQMKSYMKRKLSYGKFPSPIANWSKLVISKIIYVSIWIVIPMAVLDLAWWKILLGFFIMHYTAGLILSVVFQLAHVMEEAEMPLPEQDGTMKNTWAIHQLKTTVNFGAKSRIINWYTGGLNHQVEHHIFPHISHIHYTKIAEIVKETAKEFNLPYNEYKTTRKAIAAHFKYLRQMGMKPVLQS, from the coding sequence ATGAGTAATCAAGTATTATCGTTTTCACGTAAGGACCCAGCTAAATTTTTTAGAACCCTGAATAAACGTGTGAACGAATATTTTAAAGAAAACAACATTAAACGTACAGGGAACTGGAAATTATGGGTTAAAACCATAATTATGTTTACTATATTTTTAGCCCCTTACTTTTTAATTCTAACCATAGACATCCCGCAATGGGCTCAATTACTGTTAACTATAGTAATGGGAATTGGAATGGCAGGTGTTGGAATGAATGTGATGCACGATGGTAATCATGGCGCCTTTTCTAACAAAGATTGGGTAAATCGTTTAATGGGAAGTAGTATTTACATTCTTGCAGGTAACGTGTACAATTGGCAAGTACAACATAATGTATTACACCACACGTACACTAATATTCATGGTCATGATGAAGATTTAGAAGCAGGACGTGTATTGCGTTTTTCAAGACATTCCGAATGGAAATGGCATCATAAATTTCAACATTACTATTCTGTTTTGTTATACGGTTTATTGACTATAAACTGGGCCATTACTACCGATATTAAACAAATGAAGAGTTACATGAAACGTAAGCTATCTTACGGAAAATTCCCTAGTCCGATAGCGAATTGGAGTAAATTAGTTATTTCAAAAATAATTTATGTAAGTATTTGGATAGTAATTCCAATGGCTGTATTAGATTTGGCATGGTGGAAAATATTATTAGGTTTCTTTATCATGCATTATACTGCAGGATTAATTTTAAGTGTAGTTTTTCAATTAGCACATGTTATGGAAGAAGCAGAAATGCCTCTACCTGAACAGGATGGTACCATGAAAAACACTTGGGCTATTCACCAGCTAAAAACTACAGTTAATTTTGGGGCTAAAAGCAGAATTATTAACTGGTATACTGGTGGATTAAATCACCAAGTAGAACACCATATTTTCCCTCATATTAGCCATATTCACTATACTAAGATTGCTGAAATAGTTAAAGAAACAGCTAAAGAATTTAATTTACCATACAACGAATATAAAACGACCCGTAAAGCAATCGCTGCTCACTTTAAGTATCTACGACAAATGGGCATGAAACCAGTTTTACAATCTTAA
- the rsmG gene encoding 16S rRNA (guanine(527)-N(7))-methyltransferase RsmG gives MELILKYFPDLTDDQISKFQKLESLYQDWNLKINVVSRKDIDELYLRHVLHSLGIAKLISFKDGSKLMDVGTGGGFPGIPLAIMFPECSFHLVDSIAKKLKVVTEVVEGLGLTNVKVTHSRVEEIDDKYDFIVSRAVAAMPTFVHWTKGKIAKTQQNELKNGIIYLKGGDLTEELQDYKTVSIYDLNDYFEEDFFDTKKIVHLPIKYKG, from the coding sequence ATGGAACTTATTTTAAAGTACTTCCCAGATTTAACAGACGACCAAATTTCTAAGTTTCAGAAATTAGAAAGTCTATATCAAGACTGGAATTTGAAAATTAATGTGGTATCAAGAAAAGATATAGACGAATTATATTTGCGTCATGTTTTACATTCTTTGGGTATTGCCAAGCTAATTTCATTTAAAGATGGATCGAAATTAATGGATGTTGGAACTGGGGGAGGTTTTCCTGGAATTCCGTTAGCAATCATGTTTCCCGAGTGTTCTTTTCATTTAGTTGATAGTATCGCTAAGAAACTTAAAGTAGTTACCGAAGTCGTTGAAGGTTTAGGTTTAACTAATGTAAAAGTAACCCATAGTCGTGTAGAGGAAATTGATGATAAATACGATTTTATTGTAAGTCGTGCGGTAGCTGCTATGCCAACATTTGTGCATTGGACGAAGGGTAAAATAGCTAAAACCCAACAAAACGAATTAAAAAACGGAATTATATATCTTAAAGGTGGCGATTTAACCGAAGAACTTCAAGACTATAAAACCGTTTCTATTTATGATTTAAATGATTATTTTGAAGAAGACTTTTTTGATACCAAAAAAATAGTACATCTTCCTATTAAATATAAAGGGTAA
- a CDS encoding lactonase family protein gives MRILLSIISLSFCLLVSCDSKKSTPKAETISYPFFVGTYTTKDSKGIYKYELNEDGTFKEIGLQAITESPSFISLSADKTHLVSGNKLDPKNGTLSSFKIQGDSLIPQNVMDSGGVNPCHVTINKDNYVLASNYVNGSLGLLHLNEEGLLSNVLNVQQHTGKGITPRQEGPHAHSSYFVPNSDEIIAIDLGTDQLWFYKIDKESNTLQPSEPKVLNLPEGAGPRHLTFHPNNKWIYVLNELNNTVSKIERLGEHQYELKESITTIPKDFTEASYAADIHISSDGEFVYISNRGHNSIAIFKTDSDDGSLTLLGFESTRGDFPRNFSLSPNEDYVIVANQHTDNLVSYKRDAKTGLLTFVDEIKSPTPSCILFQ, from the coding sequence ATGAGAATATTATTATCAATTATAAGTCTATCCTTCTGTTTATTGGTTAGTTGTGATTCAAAAAAATCAACACCAAAAGCAGAGACCATCAGCTATCCATTCTTTGTAGGAACCTATACGACTAAAGACAGTAAAGGGATTTATAAATACGAATTAAATGAAGATGGCACTTTTAAAGAAATCGGACTTCAAGCCATTACAGAGAGCCCTTCATTTATAAGTTTATCTGCAGATAAAACGCATCTTGTTTCTGGAAATAAATTAGACCCAAAAAACGGTACTTTATCTTCTTTTAAAATTCAAGGCGATTCATTGATACCTCAAAACGTAATGGATTCTGGAGGCGTTAATCCATGTCATGTTACCATTAATAAAGACAATTACGTATTAGCTTCTAACTATGTAAACGGTTCTCTTGGATTACTACATTTAAATGAAGAAGGGCTTTTAAGCAACGTATTAAACGTACAACAACATACAGGAAAAGGCATAACACCTAGACAAGAAGGACCACATGCCCATTCCTCTTATTTTGTACCAAATAGTGACGAAATTATCGCTATAGACTTAGGAACTGACCAGTTATGGTTTTATAAAATAGACAAAGAATCTAACACGCTTCAGCCTAGCGAACCAAAAGTTTTAAATCTACCTGAAGGTGCAGGACCAAGACACTTAACATTTCACCCCAATAACAAATGGATTTATGTTTTAAACGAACTTAATAATACGGTTTCTAAAATTGAAAGATTAGGAGAGCATCAATACGAATTAAAGGAAAGCATTACCACAATACCAAAAGATTTTACAGAAGCGTCTTACGCAGCAGATATACACATATCGTCTGACGGGGAATTTGTATACATTTCAAACCGCGGACATAATAGCATTGCCATTTTTAAAACAGATAGTGATGATGGTTCACTAACACTATTAGGATTTGAATCGACTAGAGGTGATTTTCCAAGAAACTTTTCATTATCCCCTAACGAAGACTATGTTATAGTTGCCAATCAGCACACAGATAATTTAGTGTCATACAAAAGAGATGCTAAAACAGGATTATTAACATTTGTCGACGAAATTAAATCGCCAACACCATCATGCATCCTGTTTCAGTAA
- the pruA gene encoding L-glutamate gamma-semialdehyde dehydrogenase, translated as MGKGFFNTPIAINEPVRSYAPGSPERESVLAAYKELFNSNVDVPLYINGKDVKTGNTRTMSPPHDHKHVVGQYHLAEKTHVEEAISTALEARKAWSQMPWEHRAGIFLKAAELIQGPYRDKINAATMIAQSKTIHQAEIDSACELIDFLRFNVQFMTDIYHDQPESTSDAWNKIEYRPLEGFTYAVTPFNFTAIAGNLPACMALMGNVVVWKPSDSQVFSAKVIMDVFEEAGVPAGVINVVFGDAEMITDVVMSSPDFSGLHFTGSTYVFKELWKKIGNNIHNYKTYPRIVGETGGKDFIVAHKTAKPKQVATAIVRGAFEFQGQKCSAASRAYIAKSIWKEVKGYVIEDVNSFKQGSPEDMSNFVTAVIHEGSFDKLAKYIDQAKADKDAEIIVGGGYDKSKGYFIEPTVILTTNPNYTTMSTELFGPVITIYIYEDDAYSETLKLVDETSEYALTGAILAQDRYAVIEATDALQNAAGNFYINDKPTGAVVGMQPFGGARASGTNDKAGSPQNLLRWISPRMIKETFVTPTDYRYPFLGE; from the coding sequence ATGGGAAAAGGATTTTTCAACACACCAATCGCTATTAACGAACCTGTAAGAAGTTATGCTCCTGGTAGCCCAGAACGTGAATCTGTTCTAGCTGCTTACAAAGAGCTTTTTAATAGTAATGTGGATGTGCCTTTATATATAAACGGAAAAGATGTAAAAACCGGAAACACGAGAACCATGTCTCCGCCTCACGATCACAAACATGTAGTTGGTCAATATCATTTAGCAGAAAAAACTCATGTTGAAGAAGCAATATCAACTGCTTTAGAAGCTAGAAAAGCATGGTCTCAAATGCCTTGGGAACACAGAGCTGGAATTTTCTTAAAGGCTGCCGAACTTATTCAAGGGCCATACCGTGATAAAATTAATGCAGCAACAATGATTGCGCAATCTAAAACCATTCACCAAGCGGAAATTGATTCGGCTTGCGAATTAATAGATTTTTTACGTTTCAATGTACAGTTCATGACAGACATCTATCATGACCAACCAGAAAGCACAAGTGATGCTTGGAACAAAATTGAATACAGACCATTAGAAGGATTTACTTATGCAGTAACGCCATTTAACTTTACAGCTATTGCAGGAAATTTACCTGCTTGTATGGCACTAATGGGAAATGTTGTTGTTTGGAAACCTAGTGACAGCCAAGTATTTTCTGCAAAAGTAATTATGGATGTTTTTGAAGAAGCAGGTGTGCCTGCTGGAGTTATTAACGTTGTATTTGGTGATGCCGAAATGATTACAGATGTTGTTATGTCTAGTCCAGATTTCTCTGGTTTACACTTTACAGGCTCTACATATGTATTTAAAGAGCTTTGGAAAAAAATTGGAAATAACATTCACAACTACAAAACATACCCTAGAATTGTTGGAGAAACTGGTGGTAAAGATTTTATTGTTGCGCATAAAACAGCAAAACCAAAACAAGTTGCTACAGCAATTGTAAGAGGTGCCTTCGAATTTCAAGGACAAAAATGTAGCGCAGCTTCTCGTGCATATATTGCAAAAAGCATTTGGAAAGAAGTCAAAGGTTACGTTATAGAAGATGTAAACTCATTTAAACAAGGCTCTCCAGAAGACATGTCTAACTTTGTAACAGCTGTTATTCATGAAGGGTCTTTCGATAAATTAGCAAAATATATAGATCAAGCTAAAGCTGATAAAGACGCAGAAATCATAGTTGGTGGTGGTTACGATAAGAGCAAAGGATATTTTATAGAACCTACTGTTATCCTTACTACAAATCCGAATTACACTACAATGAGTACAGAACTTTTCGGACCTGTAATTACTATTTATATATACGAAGATGATGCCTATAGTGAAACCTTAAAATTAGTTGACGAAACTAGCGAATATGCATTAACTGGCGCCATCTTAGCACAAGATCGTTACGCTGTAATAGAAGCAACCGATGCATTACAAAATGCTGCAGGAAACTTCTACATTAACGACAAGCCTACAGGTGCCGTTGTTGGAATGCAACCTTTTGGAGGAGCAAGAGCTTCAGGAACTAACGACAAGGCTGGAAGTCCACAAAACTTATTACGTTGGATTTCTCCACGCATGATTAAAGAAACATTTGTAACACCTACAGATTATCGCTACCCGTTCTTAGGAGAATAA
- the apaG gene encoding Co2+/Mg2+ efflux protein ApaG — translation MVQQITKGIKISVETSFEGTFYKNYKMQYAFHYMITIENQSKETVQLVARHWIIRDALSTVETVSGEGVVGFKPILKPGETHAYTSGCMLTAPFGSMQGHYNMINLNNSKKFKVIIPTFHLNADFAIN, via the coding sequence ATGGTTCAACAAATTACAAAAGGCATAAAAATTTCGGTGGAAACATCTTTTGAAGGCACATTTTATAAAAACTATAAAATGCAATACGCTTTTCATTATATGATAACTATTGAAAACCAAAGCAAGGAAACCGTGCAGCTTGTTGCTAGACATTGGATTATTCGCGATGCATTAAGTACTGTTGAAACTGTTTCTGGCGAAGGTGTCGTTGGTTTTAAACCCATCTTAAAACCAGGAGAAACGCATGCCTACACATCTGGCTGTATGTTAACCGCTCCTTTTGGCTCGATGCAAGGCCATTACAATATGATTAATTTGAATAATAGCAAGAAATTCAAGGTTATAATCCCTACATTCCATCTAAACGCAGATTTCGCCATTAACTAA
- a CDS encoding type IX secretion system plug protein, with protein sequence MTFKLHLFLPLFLCYCLGYAQIQHETSPPDYIKTITFKGDTNLSVLPIINLGDVLQLEFDVLNGYEDDYYYSIEHFNYDWTPSTNLMRSEYIDGFDKQRIVDYDNSFNTYQIYSHYVLSIPNNQVRGLKLSGNYMIKVYNEDDTLMFSRKFMVNEGGANVGVTIKLSRDVKYFNEKHTVDLTINSGTIVFNNPLQTIKTTIIQNNNLNTAIDNIKPMYVMGNELIYKYNTETTFWAGNEFLYFDNKEIRGANSGIDFVDLQDLYNTYLYTNVVRRDLPYTYNPDINGNFLINNLDSTNPNIEADYAWIHFSLQANELTPNKNVHVYGNFNNYTLNNTTKMTYNPSKGIYENKMLLKQGFYNYKFVTQDEAGQVNEGEISGNFYQTENNYKVIVYYRDLGGRYDKIIGIGEASSTNLSN encoded by the coding sequence ATGACCTTTAAACTTCATTTATTTCTTCCTCTATTTTTATGTTATTGTCTTGGATATGCTCAAATTCAACACGAAACCTCTCCTCCAGATTATATAAAAACAATAACGTTTAAAGGCGACACAAACCTAAGTGTTTTACCTATTATAAATTTAGGAGATGTTTTACAACTCGAATTCGATGTATTGAATGGTTATGAAGACGATTACTATTACTCTATAGAACATTTTAATTACGACTGGACACCATCTACCAATTTAATGAGGTCAGAATATATAGATGGTTTCGACAAACAGCGTATCGTAGATTACGACAATTCTTTTAATACTTATCAAATTTATTCGCATTACGTACTTTCAATTCCCAACAATCAAGTACGTGGCTTAAAATTATCAGGAAACTACATGATTAAGGTCTATAATGAAGACGACACCCTCATGTTTTCTAGAAAATTTATGGTAAACGAAGGCGGTGCAAATGTTGGTGTAACCATTAAACTTTCTCGAGATGTTAAATACTTCAATGAAAAACACACTGTAGATTTAACGATTAACTCAGGAACTATTGTATTTAATAATCCGCTACAAACTATTAAAACCACAATTATTCAAAACAACAATTTAAATACGGCTATAGACAACATTAAACCAATGTATGTAATGGGCAACGAATTAATTTATAAATATAACACCGAAACAACCTTTTGGGCGGGTAACGAATTTTTATATTTCGATAACAAAGAAATTCGAGGTGCAAATAGCGGTATTGATTTTGTAGACTTACAAGACCTTTACAACACTTACCTATATACTAATGTTGTTAGGCGAGACCTTCCTTATACTTATAACCCAGATATTAACGGAAATTTTTTGATTAACAATCTAGATTCCACCAACCCCAATATTGAAGCAGATTATGCGTGGATTCATTTCTCTTTGCAAGCAAACGAATTGACTCCAAACAAAAACGTTCACGTTTACGGAAACTTTAATAATTACACCTTAAACAACACTACAAAAATGACCTACAACCCATCGAAGGGTATCTACGAAAATAAGATGTTGTTAAAACAAGGGTTTTATAACTACAAATTTGTAACACAAGACGAAGCTGGACAAGTTAATGAAGGTGAAATAAGTGGTAACTTTTATCAAACTGAAAACAATTATAAGGTGATTGTATATTACAGAGATCTTGGAGGCCGATATGATAAAATCATCGGGATTGGAGAAGCTAGCTCTACAAACCTTTCCAATTAA
- a CDS encoding Na(+)-translocating NADH-quinone reductase subunit A: MSNDIKITKGLDIKLKGEAEKALESAVISNSYTLRPEDFHGVIPKLVARVGDKVKAGGPVFYDKSNETIQFVSPVSGEIVDILRGEKRKILAIKIQADKEQVYQENEKINLNSATAEDLSTYLQSTGCWTFIKQRPYDIIANPTKQPKAIFISGYDSAPLAADLDFVLQGKEAELQAAVTALGKLTSGQVHVSVKNGSNSSLAGLSGVSLHKLSGPHPIGNVGTQINKIDPVNKGEVVWTINPQDLVIIGELLLTGKFNAERIVALVGSSVKKPRYFKTKIASEISTIVYSNGIDQNGNNRIISGNVLSGKQVKPDGNLGYYSNMISVIPEGDDYEFFGWNKPVFNKVSTSRAMTFSWLSPNKKFDLNTNTNGEHRAFVLTGNYEKVFPLDIFPLQILKSCMYTDLDEMEALGMYEVAPEDFALTEFVCVSKQPHQDIIRKGLDVMIKEIG, from the coding sequence ATGTCAAACGACATTAAGATTACAAAAGGTCTAGACATTAAGCTTAAAGGAGAGGCCGAAAAAGCCTTAGAAAGTGCTGTAATAAGCAATTCTTATACCTTAAGACCTGAAGACTTCCATGGAGTTATTCCAAAATTAGTTGCTAGAGTTGGGGATAAAGTAAAAGCGGGTGGCCCTGTTTTTTACGATAAATCTAATGAAACTATTCAGTTTGTTTCACCTGTTTCGGGAGAGATTGTTGACATTTTACGTGGTGAAAAACGTAAAATATTAGCGATTAAAATCCAAGCAGATAAAGAACAAGTTTACCAGGAAAACGAAAAAATCAACCTAAATTCTGCAACTGCTGAAGATTTAAGTACTTACTTACAATCTACAGGGTGTTGGACGTTTATAAAACAACGCCCATACGACATAATTGCAAACCCAACGAAACAGCCTAAAGCTATTTTTATTTCGGGTTACGATAGTGCACCGTTAGCAGCAGATTTAGACTTTGTTTTACAAGGTAAAGAAGCTGAATTACAAGCTGCAGTTACTGCTTTAGGGAAATTAACTTCAGGACAAGTACATGTGTCGGTTAAAAATGGATCAAATTCATCATTAGCAGGTTTATCTGGAGTTTCTCTTCATAAATTATCTGGTCCACATCCAATAGGAAATGTAGGAACTCAGATTAATAAAATTGACCCAGTAAATAAAGGCGAAGTAGTTTGGACAATTAATCCACAAGATCTTGTTATTATTGGAGAGTTATTACTTACAGGTAAGTTTAATGCAGAGCGTATTGTTGCTTTAGTGGGGTCTTCGGTAAAAAAACCAAGATATTTTAAAACTAAAATTGCAAGCGAAATTTCTACTATTGTTTATTCTAACGGAATAGATCAAAACGGAAATAATCGTATTATTTCAGGTAATGTATTATCAGGAAAACAAGTAAAACCAGATGGAAATTTAGGTTATTATAGTAATATGATTTCTGTAATTCCAGAAGGAGACGATTACGAGTTTTTTGGATGGAACAAACCGGTGTTTAACAAAGTATCTACATCGAGAGCGATGACATTTTCTTGGTTAAGCCCAAATAAAAAATTCGATTTAAATACAAATACAAACGGAGAACATCGTGCTTTTGTATTAACAGGTAATTACGAAAAGGTATTTCCTTTAGATATTTTTCCTTTGCAAATACTTAAATCTTGTATGTATACAGATTTAGATGAAATGGAAGCACTTGGTATGTACGAAGTTGCTCCTGAAGATTTTGCGTTAACAGAATTCGTTTGTGTATCTAAACAACCACATCAAGACATTATTAGAAAAGGTTTAGATGTAATGATTAAAGAAATAGGGTAA